TTGGTCTTCCACCTTCACCACGCTGTGAATGTAGTTATCCACCACTTTTTTGCGGGTGTAGCCCGATTGGGTCCCGATCAAATCCGACGTTTTGGCATCATCATCGCCAAACATCAGCATCATCGGACGTTCCAGCAAATCCGCTAGATGTAACGCCAGGGTGGTTTTTCCGGTTCCGGCGGGGCCCCGCAGGTGAATCGAGAATCCCGATAGTAAGTACCGCAGCGCCCGTGCCGTCACACGTTCGATCGCAGGAGTCGTGACAAATCGTCGGGGGCTGGTACGAAGTACAGTGGTCACAGGCACTTCCTCAAATAAATTGCTATCAACTAATGTCTAGACAGGGCAGGGGATGGAGACCCTTGGGCCACGCTAGGGGCAACTAGCGTTACCGAAGGTGGATTGAGCGATGGGTGATTGAGTGATGGGCCGCTAATCACCGATGGCGGATCAACTAGCGAGCCCGATCCCTAACGAGCCATATAAAGGCGATCGCGCTGGATCACATGGCCTTCCCGAATCAACCGAGTCAGCGTACTGACCGCATCGGCACGGCTCATCTCTAGAGTGGACTCCAGATCCGATAAACGAACACCTTCACTCTGTTGGATCAGATGCAACATCTGCATTTCCATCGAAGTTGCTGGCGATGCCTGGGTTTTGGCGGTCGATCGGGATTGGGGTTCCGCAGTCTGGGCCGACGACGGTTCGAGTACTGCTGCCTCAGAAGATGCAGTCTGTACCACTTTTGCTGTCAGGGTTTGATCCACGGATTGCAGAAGTTCCTTGACACTTTCCGCATTGACCGGCGTATCCGATCGCGCCATCATCAATAAATCCGTCAGCACTTGCTCGATCGGCAGCGCTTCCTGAGGCCCTTGGGCTAGGGGCATAGCCGGAACGGGAGTCGCTGGGGTGGAAGTGGCAGACTTTTCCGACTTTTGGGGCGATCGCTGCTTGCCGCTGGCAGGTGCTTGACTAGTCGGGACTTTACTGGGCTTGCTAGCGACTGCCGGACGGGTTTGGCTCGGGGCTTGTGTTTTAACAGGCTGTGTTTTAACAGGCTGCGTTTTAATAGACTGCGTTTTAACAGGCTGCGCTTGCATGGATGGCGTTTTCGCGGACTGAAGCACGATCGCCGGGGTGGGATCGATCTCAATCATCGCCGCTACAGCCTCTTCCTGTCGCAGGGTTTCCGGTTGGCTTGTCCCATCTCCCCAAACCGATCGTTTCAAGTCCTGCACCGATCGCGCGAGGGATTGGCGGAAGTCGGCCAAATCTTGAAACAGTTCAGCCATTTCCGCTTGACGGTCTTCGCGGGCAGTTTGTAGCTGGGCAGCGAGGTCGATCGACCTTACTTGTCGTTGCTCAGCGTAGTCCGATAGCAGTTGGGCAACGTCCGATTGCAAGCGATCGACGGAGGCCAACAAATCCTGCCGCAACGCCTGTCCCATCGCTTGCCGATTCAAAGCATAGTCCTGTAAGGTGGCTTCCACTTCTGCTTTGAGCAAGTCCAGATCCGCCCGGAGAGTTTGGCGTAATTCCTGGTTACTCGATTGCAAGGCTGCACGACAGTTCTGGAGGTTGGTTTGCAGTTCGGCTGCCATCTGCTGTCGGGCAACGGCCGCTTGGTTGAGGAAATCTGCGGTTTGGGCTTGCAGTTGGGTGACAAATAAGCTGCGATCGATCGCGGATTGTTGAGCCTCGGCTTGGCGACGATCGCACAGGGTTGCTAGCATCTCTTGCACATCGTCTTGACGCTGTTGTTGATCTGCCTGTAACCCCGCCTGAAAACACTGAAACTCAAGGCGACGCAATTGGTCATCTTGAGCCAGGTTTGATCGAATATCTGCTAATTCCTGTTGAATTTTAGACGCCATTTTCGCGTGGGATTGGCGGTTAGTGTCACGGGTTGTAGCCACCCGTTGTTGCCGTGCCCTGAGCCCTTGCTGACGCCGTTGCCGTTCCTGTTGCCAAATATCTTTGAGAGCCATGACTAAATGCGTTGAAGGGAATCCTTTGCAGGGACATCCAAACTGGACATCCCTGCACAGTTATCAAACGTTATGCAGCGGGTACTGCAGCTTGGGAAGTCAGGCCCACCGCTTCGGCATACTTCAGGTAGGTTTCTACGGAGGCAATGACGACACGAGCTTCGATGGAGAGTAGCTCAATCCCTACAAGAGAAACCCGTACCCATGCATCAACCACAATCCCTTTGTCCAGGATGCGATCGACCACTTCAGCCAAGCTAGAAGAAGAGTTCACTTTTTCAACAGCCATTGTTTAGATCCTCGAAAATTCAGTGTTGGTCGGTTGGTTGGAGTTTTTCTGAGTGGCTGGGTATCCACCCAATCTTTAGCTGTTCTTAAGGTAGACAAACTGTCTAGGAATCTAGCTGCTATATCTACGGAAGTTCATTCTTCTTCTAGATATGCTCTTAATTGAAAGATCCGTACATCTACTAATCTCGTGCTAGAGATTTTTCTTGTTGAGTTGACAAAAACCTGAGGCAATTAATTGTGAAGAAAGCGGGGAAATTTTCACCGAATTACTAACCTTGTTGAACTCGCCGTTCAAATTCTTCACGAGTTTGTTCAACTAAGGTATTGGCCGCGATCGCGATTTCCGGATGAGCCTCTTGGAGCCAAGCCAAAAGTCGGGCGAGTTGGGCATTGCGTAATTCCAAATCCGCTTGAAAAACCGTTGCGATCGCCATTTGCTTGGCGTAATCCGCCGGATGCCCTTGGGCAATAAAGGCAGCCGTTAAGGCCGTTAATGCTTGCTGACGAACGGGGTCATTTTGGGTATGGGTAAACATGGGATTGAGCCTAATGCATTGATGAAAAAAGGTCGTACTTTGATCGAAAATACGATCGAACAATTTGATCGTTGCAATTGATGAGTTACTTACGATTCCACCGTTTTTTGGTTGGCTAGCACCTGATAGGCTGTCTCAAAGTCCTCTGGCGTAATCCGAAGGGCACTGGGGTCGGTCTGACCTTGAGCACGATAGCGACGGATGGATTGCAGAGCGGCTTGATTACTGAGTAGCGCTAAATCAGCCCCATTCCAGCCTTCAGTTTGCACCGCAAGATTGACTAAATCGACCGCTTCTAAGGGTCGATCGGCGTTGTGGACTTGAAGAATGGCCAAGCGACTTGCTTGATCTGGTAAATCAACCTTGATTTGCAGATCCAATCGTCCAGCCCGCAGTAAAGCTGCATCCAAGGCATCGGGCCGGTTGGTTGCACCGATGAGTAACACCGTTCCCGCATCTTGTAA
This genomic interval from Alkalinema sp. FACHB-956 contains the following:
- the gvpA gene encoding gas vesicle structural protein GvpA translates to MAVEKVNSSSSLAEVVDRILDKGIVVDAWVRVSLVGIELLSIEARVVIASVETYLKYAEAVGLTSQAAVPAA